A window of Bradyrhizobium sp. AZCC 1719 genomic DNA:
GCGCTTGACCGAGCCGGAGCGCACGTCGCCGACCGCGAACACGCCGGGCACCGAGGTTTCCAGGGGCGGCACCTGGCGGCCGAGATTCCGCTCGGACTGCGCCCCCGTCACGACAAAGCCCGCGCGGTCGAGCGCGACGCCGCAGCCGTCCAGCCAATGGGTCGCCGGGTCGGCGCCGACGAACAAAAACAGGTTACGCACATCAAAACTGTGCTGTTCGGGCGCCAGCCGGCTCTTCCAGCGCACGCGTTCAAGCGATCCATCGCCGCCGCCTTCGACCGCAATCACCTCGGCGTTGAAGACCAGTTCGATATTGGGCGCCGCCTCGATCCGCTCGATCAGATAGCGCGACATGCTGGCGCCCAGCCCGCCGCCGCGGATGATCATGTAGACCTTGCGCGCATGGCCGGACAGAAACACCGCGGCCTGGCCGGCGGAATTGCCGCCGCCGACCAACACGACATCCTGGCCCACGCACAGCTTGGCCTCGATCGGCGAGGCCCAGTACCAGACGCCGCGGCCTTCAAATGTGTCGAGATTTTCGATCTCCGGCCGCCGGTAACGCGCCCCGCTCGCCACCACGATGGATTTGGCGCGCAGCGACTGCCCGCATTCGGTGGCCAGCGCGAATACGCCGTCGCGCTGCGAGCAATCCAGCGACCGGATCGAAACTGGTATCAGCATTTCGGCGCCAAATTTCTGCGCCTGATTGTAGGCACGGCCCGCGAGCGCCTGCCCCGAAATGCCGGTCGGAAAACCCAGATAGTTTTCGATGCGCGCGCTGGCGCCGGCCTGGCCGCCGAACGCCCGCGCGTCGAATACCGCCACCGACAATCCTTCGGAGGCGGCATAAACCGCAGTGGCGAGACCGGCGGGACCGCCGCCGACAACCGCCACATCATAGAGCCTCTCATGCGCATGGTTGGTGATCATGCCAACCGCCAACGCCAGCGACGTCTCCGACGGATTACGCAGCACGGTGCCGTCAGGACACACCACCAGCGGCAGGTCGGCCCGCGAGGCCGAATAGCGCGCGACGAGATCGGCCGCGTCCTTGTCGCTTGCGGGATCGAGCACGTGGTGCGGCTGGCCGTTGCGTGCCAGGAAATTCTGCAGCCGCGCCGTGTCGCCGAGGGAGGACGGGCCGATCAGCACCGGCCCGCCGACGCCGCCCTGGATCAGGCTGACCCGGCGCAGGATCAGCGCGCGCATGATGCGCTCGCCGAGTTCGGCTTCCGCGACCAAAAGCGCGCGCAACTGGTCCGGCGGGATCAGCAGCGTTTCGACATCGCCCTCGGCATGGCCGTCGACCAGCGCGACGCGCCCGGAGAGTTGTCCGATCTCGGCCAGAAACTGTCCCGGACCCTGGTCGATGACGGGCGTGATATGGCCGAGGCCGTCGCGCTGGGTGATCGCGACCGTGCCCGACAGCACCACGAACATGCCGGGGCCGACCTTGCCGGTCTCGAACAGGGTTTCGCCGTCCCTGTAGGCCCGAAGCTCCCCGAATCGGCGCATGCGCGCGATCTCGTGATGGGTGAGCACCGGGAACGTCTGTTCGTAACGTGGAAACGCAGTGGAAGCCGCGCCGGCCGCCGGACCGGCCGTGATGTCTGCACTCATTGTCACCGCCCAGGGAAAGAACAGGAACTACGCGGAGAACTGTCAGGCCGCCGGCGAGCGATCGGGGATTCCCCCTACGCTACTGGCCCTGCTTTTCTCCGCTGGCGTCATCTAGGGAGACACTGGGGGTTTCGGAAGATGCGCTGGAATCACTGCGCCCACGCGCCTGCGACTTCCGCCGCTTGAGATTTTCGCGCAGCGCCAGCTTCAACCGGTCCCGTCGTGAATCCTTCACATCAGCGCCGGTCTTTCCTGCGCCCTTGCCTTGATCACCCGTCATCGTCAGTCCGCCGAACATGCCTTGTTCAAAACGGCGTCAGCGACGCCGCCATTTCGAAGATAGTCGCTTTCGATCAGCCATGCCGCACTCACGCCCGGCCCGCCACCGTACCGAACCCCGCGACAAGTAGCGGAAGCCAGGATTCGACCGCTCAAGGCAGGTCGGGAACCGGAGCAAGGCCCGAAGTTGCCCAATTGCCTCAGGTCCTGATCGCCGGCGCCGAATTTTACCCCATTTTGGTGCTTTCCAAGCCTGCCCGCGCGCTTGCACCAGCGGGGCCCTTGTGGCAAGAACCGGCCGCCTGTAGGGGCCCTTAGGGCCGATTCCCTGATTACCGGGCATGCTGCCGTAGCTCAGTGGTAGAGCACTCCATTGGTAATGGAGAGGTCGACAGTTCAATCCTGTCTGGCAGCACCATCCCTTCTCGGACTGGCGACATCGCTGTGACGCGCTCAGGCTCTAAGCGTTCCCCGGCAGGCGCGCGTTAATTGGAGCGATAGGCGTCAGGCGACAGGTCGCTACAAATCAAAGTTAGGTCTTCGTATATAACGAACCTATCAAGGTCAGGAATGTCCCACCGGTCGGGCACCTTCAGGCCACCTAAGTCAAGAATGGAAGTTGTAGTCTCCCCTTCCTGCAGCGGGGGGAGACCATTGGAAAAATTAGGAGGGTACTCGATAGGTATCCCACCCGAACCAAATTTCACGCCTTTGTATTCGAGCGTATTGTTGCCGGGCCCCAGTCGAACCGTTCGTCGAATCCAATCATAAAGCCCAGAACTCGCATTAATTTCTATTCGTCGACCAATCCAGCTGCCTTTAAGCTCAAACTTCACCTGACATCCGTTCGCGAACACACTGCCCCCGCGAACAGCCATCTGGATCGGAAATTTGAAACGATACTTTAGCCGGTGGACGCCTTTTACGACCTGATTGGCGCTAACGAATAACAGCGCGCGATTTGTGAGCCAATTTTCGACGGGAAGGCCCGCAAACAATATCTCCTTCGAATCCGTCCCTGCCGGGAATTTGACCGGATGGGAAAAATCAAACTTGTACTCCCCACTGTTTGCAACAAAATCAATTCGTCGAATATAGATCTCGTCGACTACCCGATAGCGAATCCTTGGATCACTTTTGCGCAAGACTCCGATTAGGCCGATTCGCGATCGCTTTGCCTTTCGGATTGCATCAATCGTAAAGCCCGCGTTGCTACACAGTAACGATACATCAAATTGCAAATCTCGATGCTTGGATTCCAACCCGTCAACAATGGCAATACCAATTGGACCCCGGGCGGGATTATAGTCTTTACATTCTATGTGAGTCCGGCGGAAAACGCCGTCAACGGTGCCTTCGACTAGGACGTCCAACTCTCTGCGACCATCCGGCCCTATGACCCACTCACCTCGCCGAACATTAGCGGTTGGATCGTATTCACGAACAACGTCGGATACCGCCAATTCGAATTGCGTTCCCAGTTTGCTCATGTAGCGAATGTAATCGATTCGGCTGGGACCTGCTTTCTACCCCGCCCGCAACTAGACTGCTTTGCCCCGGAAATCAGCGCCGCGGGTCATCCCGCAGCCTCATCCCGGCCCGAGTGCGACGTTGCGGAACGCCCGGATCAGCGATCCTTCGAGCTTGCCCTCCATGCCGCACAGGATCTGGTAGGCGGCGGGCCGCGGCATTGGCGGCCGGTATGACCTCGACTCGATAAGCGCGGCGAAGATGTCCGAGATCGTCAGCAACCGGACCAGATCGGAAATCTGCGAGGCTTTCAGTCCGTCCGGATAACCCGAGCCATCGAGATATTCGTGATGGTGCCTCACGCCGTCCAGAATCTCCGGGCTGATGCCGGATACGCCCTTCAGCAGTTCATATCCGATCACGGGGTGGCGCTTGATGATCTCCTCCTCGTCGGGGTCGAGGCGTCCCGGCTTGTCCAAAATCGACAGCGGGATCCGCGCCTTGCCGATGTCGTGAAGGGTCGCCGCCATTCCGAGCCGCGATACATCTGTGCCGGAGAACCCGATATCGAGCGCGAAGCCGACCGCAACGCCGGTGACGAGCAGGCAATGCTGAAACGTGCCCTCGTGATAGCGGCGCACCTCGTCGAGCCATGCCGAAAGGCCATCCTGCCCGACGCGCTGGATGATCTTCGACGTCGCACGCTTCGCATCGGCAACTTTCACCGGCCTGCCAAGGCGCACATTCGAAAACATCGAGGCGAAGGCGGCCACACCGTCGTCCATCTCCGATGCCGGAACCGCGGCATTGCCCTCCGAGGCCGCTTCCACCGCTTCGATCTGCGCAACCTTGGGAATTGCTTCCTTGGCGCGTGAAAGGACCGCGGTCGCGCCGAGCGCATAGGCCTGCGCTACCATCGAGCGCGAGAGGTTGTGGACTACGAACAGTTTTTCGGGAATGCGGGCGAGGTCCTGCAATATGAACCTGAGCTGATCGACGCGCGGCATCTGCCGCAGGTCGACGTCGACCATCAGCACGCCATGCGACCTGATCCGGGTGCCGTCGCCGCCCAGCAACCAGGGCACCACGGCGTGCTGCGGCTCGAACATCGCACGAACTGCAGGCAACTTCGTCGGTTCGTCTGTGACATAATAGACGAGCATTCGAGAAAGTCCGTACGCACCAATATTGAAGAAACCGTCTCTCAACCTTGGAGAACTGAAAACAAATTGAACGATCGATGGTTCGAAAGGCCGAGCCCGCACTCGGCGCCATCGACATCAGGCGCTCTAACGCACCCCATTCTGGGATATCAGGGCTACCTTGCCGTTAAGTATCCACCTCGTATAACTACGTACCTCAAACGAGGTACGCACGCCGTTCGTCCGCAGACCGTCAGATCGAGGGCATGGTCCGTGAATGATCTCCAGTCGTCCCCAGGCGAACGGCGGACCGAGAGATTGATGCTGTGCGCTTTGGCGCTGACCGGCAGTCTGTTCACCGGCCAGGCGTCAGCGCAAGCCAATCTCGCCGGCGCGACGGCCAAACTCACGCTGCAGGTCGCGACCGCCATGCTCGGCGAGCGCTGCCGCCGCGTCGAGACGCCGAACCCCGCATCGTTTGCATCGGTATCGCTGCACCGGACCTTTCACGATGATTTCGACGCGCATCCGCTGCTGGATGAAAGATGGGCGCCGTACTACGCCGGCGGCGCTGCCTGGCCGGTAGCGCGTTACTGGGGTGGCGAGGGCTCCGACTTCAGGCGCAAGACCAGCTACAATGGCGAACAGCAGATCTATGTCGATCCGCGTTATGGCGGGCGCGAAACAACGCCGCTCGGCCTCGATCCGTTCAAGGTCAAAGACGGCGTTCTCTCGATCGTCGCCAGCCGGACCCCGCCAGCGCTGAAGACCGTACTGTTCAACAACGAATATATCTCGGGCATCCTGACGACCCAGAGCCGGTTTGCCCAGAAGTACGGATATTTCGAAATCCGCGCCAAGGTGCCGGTCGGCACCGGCGTGTGGCCGGCGTTCTGGATGCTCGCCGATGACGGCGGCTGGCCGCCGGAAGTTGACATCATGGAGGGTCGCGGCCAGCGGCCCGGCGACATCGTGATGACGACGCATTGGCGGATACCGGAGACGCAGCGCGTGGAACGCTGCGGATTTGACTTCATTGTGCCGGACGCCCCGACGGCGTTCCACGACTACGGCGTGCTGTGGCAGCCGGATCGCATAACCTATTTCATCGACCGACAGCCGGTCTCCGAGATCAAGGTCCCGGTCGGCTTCCACGAACCCATGTACATGATCGTGAACCTTGCGATGGGCTCGAAGACTCTCGAGGGCGTGGGATTCGTCGATGGCGAATCTCCCAATATTGTCGCATTCGAGATCGACAGGATATCCGCCTACCAAATCGACGAACGCTGACCGGAGACAATGATGTTCGGAAAATTCTCGCGCCGGCATTTTGCAAAGCTTGCGGGCTTGTCCGCGCTGGGCATTGCTGCAGCGCCAGCCGATGCCGCCGCGCAACCGGCATCCGACCGGCCCGCGCCGGCGAGCTTTCCGAAAGACTTCGTCTGGGGCACCGCGACGTCGGCCTATCAGATCGAGGGCGCCGTTAACGAAGACGGCCGCGGCCGCTCGATCTGGGACACGTTCTCGCACACGCCCGGCAAGATCGAGGACGGCACCAGCGGCGACCGCGCCAACGAACACTATCACCGCTACAAGGAAGACATCGGCCTTATCAGGGAATTGGGCGCGAGGGCCTACCGGTTTTCGATCGCGTGGCCGCGGGTGTTTCCGGAAGGAACGGGCAAGCCGAACCCAAAGGGCCTCGACTTCTACGACCGGCTCGTCGACGAACTCCTCAAGAACGGCATCGAGCCATACGGGACGCTTTATCACTGGGATCTGCCGCAGGCGCTCGAGGACAAGGTCGGCGGCTGGCGATCCAGCGAAACGTCAAAAGCGTTCGGCGATTATGCCGGCCATGTGGCGGCGCGCCTGTCCGATCGCGTCCGGTCGATCTTCACGATCAACGAAGCCGGAAGGTTCGTGAATTTCGGCTATGGCTGGGGCATCGATGCCCCCGGGCTCAAACTGCCCGATGCGGAGGTTAACCAAGTCCGCCACCATGTGGCGCTGGCGCATGGCCTCGCCGTCCAGGCGATCCGCGCCCATGGACGCAAAGGCACCAAAGTGGGGCCGGCCGAAAACATCGCGGCCTGCGTGCCGGCATTCGACACGCCGGAAAACGTTCGCGCAGCCGAAACGGCGACGCGCGAATTGAACTCGGGCTTTCTCGGCGTCATCCTGGAAGGCAAATACACCGACGGATTTCTTCGGTTCGCCGGCAAGAACGCGCCGAAATTCACCGCTGATGAATTGAAGATCATTTCGCAGCCGAACGATTTCGTCGGCCTCAATATCTATGCGCCGCAGTTCTATATCGCCGCTTCCGACAAAGCGCCGGGCTGGAGCGTGCTGCCGTTTCCCGCTTCCTTCCCACACATGAATTCGGAATGGCTGCGCGTGGGGCCGGAGACGATCTACTGGGCGCCGCGGCTGGCGGCAAAGGTCTGGAACATCGAGACGATCTATATCAGCGAGAACGGCACCTCGTCGGAAGACAAGCTTCGCGCCGACGGCCAGGTCTACGACCTCGATCGCATCATGTATCTGCGCAATTACTTGCGGCAATTGCAGCGCGCGACGTCGGAAGGCGTGCCGGTCCGCGGCTACTTCCTCTGGAGCCTGATGGATAATTTCGAATGGATCTATGGCTACGAGAAGCGCTTCGGGCTCTACCATGTCGACTTCGAGACGCAGCGCCGGACGCCGAAACTGAGCATCGCCTTCTATCGCGACGTGGTAGCGCGGAACGCGATCGGCGTCTGAACGCGGCAGCCGGCCTCAATACCTCGCGGCTTGCCGGATTGACGCCGGGACCTCGGTGATGGGCCGTTGCTTGCTGTCGGTTGCCACGGTCGTGGCGGGTTCATGCGCCAGCTTGCGTGATGAATCGTGACTGACGAATACGCCTGCAGCCGTGAGCATCAGCACGACATAAAGGGCGAACATGCCGCCAACCAATTTCCAATAAATCTGGCGGGCCCGGGGGGTAAGGCTTTCAAGTAATCGGCGCATGGTTACCTCCTCATCAGGAAACCTAATAGGCTGCGTATAGCCCTCACGCCCGATGCGGTGTGTGACGCACTTCACAGATGTCGATTTGTAATGGGGAAGCCGTGACCGGAGCCGAACTGAAGAAACTTCGTCAGCATCT
This region includes:
- a CDS encoding FAD-dependent oxidoreductase, with protein sequence MSADITAGPAAGAASTAFPRYEQTFPVLTHHEIARMRRFGELRAYRDGETLFETGKVGPGMFVVLSGTVAITQRDGLGHITPVIDQGPGQFLAEIGQLSGRVALVDGHAEGDVETLLIPPDQLRALLVAEAELGERIMRALILRRVSLIQGGVGGPVLIGPSSLGDTARLQNFLARNGQPHHVLDPASDKDAADLVARYSASRADLPLVVCPDGTVLRNPSETSLALAVGMITNHAHERLYDVAVVGGGPAGLATAVYAASEGLSVAVFDARAFGGQAGASARIENYLGFPTGISGQALAGRAYNQAQKFGAEMLIPVSIRSLDCSQRDGVFALATECGQSLRAKSIVVASGARYRRPEIENLDTFEGRGVWYWASPIEAKLCVGQDVVLVGGGNSAGQAAVFLSGHARKVYMIIRGGGLGASMSRYLIERIEAAPNIELVFNAEVIAVEGGGDGSLERVRWKSRLAPEQHSFDVRNLFLFVGADPATHWLDGCGVALDRAGFVVTGAQSERNLGRQVPPLETSVPGVFAVGDVRSGSVKRVGGAIGEGAQVVAALHGYLADTAKPSL
- a CDS encoding glycoside hydrolase family 16 protein, giving the protein MLCALALTGSLFTGQASAQANLAGATAKLTLQVATAMLGERCRRVETPNPASFASVSLHRTFHDDFDAHPLLDERWAPYYAGGAAWPVARYWGGEGSDFRRKTSYNGEQQIYVDPRYGGRETTPLGLDPFKVKDGVLSIVASRTPPALKTVLFNNEYISGILTTQSRFAQKYGYFEIRAKVPVGTGVWPAFWMLADDGGWPPEVDIMEGRGQRPGDIVMTTHWRIPETQRVERCGFDFIVPDAPTAFHDYGVLWQPDRITYFIDRQPVSEIKVPVGFHEPMYMIVNLAMGSKTLEGVGFVDGESPNIVAFEIDRISAYQIDER
- a CDS encoding GH1 family beta-glucosidase, translating into MFGKFSRRHFAKLAGLSALGIAAAPADAAAQPASDRPAPASFPKDFVWGTATSAYQIEGAVNEDGRGRSIWDTFSHTPGKIEDGTSGDRANEHYHRYKEDIGLIRELGARAYRFSIAWPRVFPEGTGKPNPKGLDFYDRLVDELLKNGIEPYGTLYHWDLPQALEDKVGGWRSSETSKAFGDYAGHVAARLSDRVRSIFTINEAGRFVNFGYGWGIDAPGLKLPDAEVNQVRHHVALAHGLAVQAIRAHGRKGTKVGPAENIAACVPAFDTPENVRAAETATRELNSGFLGVILEGKYTDGFLRFAGKNAPKFTADELKIISQPNDFVGLNIYAPQFYIAASDKAPGWSVLPFPASFPHMNSEWLRVGPETIYWAPRLAAKVWNIETIYISENGTSSEDKLRADGQVYDLDRIMYLRNYLRQLQRATSEGVPVRGYFLWSLMDNFEWIYGYEKRFGLYHVDFETQRRTPKLSIAFYRDVVARNAIGV
- a CDS encoding HD-GYP domain-containing protein, yielding MLVYYVTDEPTKLPAVRAMFEPQHAVVPWLLGGDGTRIRSHGVLMVDVDLRQMPRVDQLRFILQDLARIPEKLFVVHNLSRSMVAQAYALGATAVLSRAKEAIPKVAQIEAVEAASEGNAAVPASEMDDGVAAFASMFSNVRLGRPVKVADAKRATSKIIQRVGQDGLSAWLDEVRRYHEGTFQHCLLVTGVAVGFALDIGFSGTDVSRLGMAATLHDIGKARIPLSILDKPGRLDPDEEEIIKRHPVIGYELLKGVSGISPEILDGVRHHHEYLDGSGYPDGLKASQISDLVRLLTISDIFAALIESRSYRPPMPRPAAYQILCGMEGKLEGSLIRAFRNVALGPG